TCATGCACGGTTCCACCGAACTGACCGGCGACCTCGATCTCCTGTGGGACGGCACGCCTGCGGAGGCCCGCGCCCTGCGCGACGCCCTCGTCATCGCCGGGTGCACCGAGCCGCCCGACCTCGACCACGCGCAGGTGGCTTATCGGGTGACCGGTGCCAGCGGAGACTTGTGCACGCCGGCCCTGTCCTGGGGCGGCCTCGACGTCACCGCATGCCTGACCCGAGCCGCGTATGCGGACGACCCTTCCGGCTTCACGGTCCGCTATGCCGCGCTCGACGACCTCATCCGCATGCGGCGGGCCATCGGGCGGCCGAAGGACCACCGCCGCGCCGACGAACTCGAACGCCTGCGCACCTGACCGCCCCGTCGCATAGGTGCTGCCGACAGCGGAACAGCACGCCGACCACCGATCACCCTAGACACTCGGCGGCATCATGCACTCCAGCCAAGGGCGATACCTTCCAGCAATGAGCGAAGGGGCATCGAGCCGGAACGCCGTCATCATTCCCGGCGGGATGTACGGACCGCAGGCAGGACTGCTCGCCTACGCCGGCGAAGCAGCCGCCCGCCGTGGCGCCAACCTCGAACTGATCTCGTGGACACCGCCGAAGGGCCGCCCCCTGGTGGAGAGGCATTCCTGGGTCTACGAGCAGGTGACGTCCGTCGTGGAGAAGCTGGCGACACCGCTGCTGATCGGCAAGTCACTCGGCTCGTACGGCGCCGCCGTGGCCGCAGATCGCGGCCTGCCAGGTATCTGGTTGACGCCGTTGCTCACGATGCCCGCATGCGTGGAGCCGTTGCGTCGGGCCACCCGGCCATTCCTGCTCGTCGGCGGCACCGCGGACGACTTCTGGGATGGCGCGCTGGCGCGGGAGTTGACGCCGCACGTCCTCGAGGTCACCGGCGCCGATCACGGGATGAAGGTGCCGGGGCCGCTGCACAGGTCCGCCGAGGTGCTCGGTCAGGTGACGACGACCATGGAAGCCTTTCTCGACAGCGTCGTCTGGCGTTAGCGGAAGTCCCACGCCGCCCAGCTTGCACGGACAGCTCGGGACAGAAAGCTGACGCTCAACAGGATGGGCTCCGGGCGTGAGCACGACGGGCGGGTATGCGCGGCGCGGGGCCGGCGTGAGAAGCGGCCGGCCGGATCAGCGCCACCAGGACGGCCATCCCGACAGGCATGCGGCGCTCCGCGGTCTCAAGCGGGTGGAGCATGGCCTCATGCGAGTGCTCGGCATCGACGGATGCAGGCAGGGATGGATCGCGATCGCCCTCAGCGGAGAGCAGGTCCACGCGTACTTCGGACCGCGGATCGGCGAGTTGGTCTCAGCGGTCACGAAGGACGGCGAGCTGGACGCTGTGGCCGTCGACATGCCGATCGGGCTGCCTGATCGGGGACGGCGGGAAGCCGACGTGCTCGCGCGGCAAGCGGTCGGCGCGCGCTGGCCATCGGTGTTCATGACGCCGACCCGTGAGGCGCTCGAAGCCGAGAACCACGCGGCGGCGGCGGCGATCAATCAGCGGCTGGCCGGTGAAGGGGTCTCGCGGCAGGCGTTCGCTTTGAAGGACAAGCTGCTGCAGGTCGACCGGTGGATCCGCGAGACGAGCCTGAGGGTCGTCGAGGTCCATCCGGAAGTGAGCTTCGCGCGGTTGGCGGGGGCGCCGCTGCCGGTCCGCAAGACCACCTGGGCCGGTGTCGAGCGCCGTCGTGCTCTCCTCGAAGGCGCGGGCATCGCGGTCCCGCGAGAGCTCGGTCATGCGGGCGTGATGGCAGCCGTCGATGACGTCCTTGACGCGGCGGTAGCGGCCTGGTCGGCGCGACGGGTCGCCACGGGTCAGGCCCGTCCCATGCCGTCGCCGCCGCAGATCTTCAGCGACGGACTCGCCTGCGCGATCTGGGTTTGAGTCTCGGGTGGACAGTGTCAGATCCGCGGTGCCGTACGGCGCGACACCTGCGCACCGACCAGGCGTTCCCCGTCGCCGTGCGCGACGTCATGGCGAAGGAGATCAGCTTGGAGCCGGTGAAAGGGGTAGGCCGCGTCTCCTCGGCGACCGCCTCGCGCCGTTCGCCGGTGCGGGCGTCACGCGAGTAGACCTTCGTCGAGTTCCCTCCTTATCGTCTCGTCGTGCTCGCCGAGCAGCGGCGGCGGCAGGTGTCGCGTCCTGGTGACCGAGGTGCCGTCGGCGCGCTCCACGCGCAGTGGAGGTCCTGGCAGCCGTACGCGACCTGTGGCGGGATGGTCCACCTCGATCACCAGCCCCTGGGAGAGCGTCTGCTCCCAGGTGTAGACCTCCTCGATCGTCCTGATCGCGCCCGCGGGGACGCCTTCGGCCGCCAGCAGGTCCAGCCAGTGCCGCCTGGGCCGGGTGCGCAGGACCGATTCGAGCCGCTCGACCAGCGCGCGATGCCTGGCGATGCGGTCGGCATTGCCGGGGAACTCCTCGGGATCGATGTCGAGGAGCTTCGCGAAGCGCCGCCAGTGCTCCTCGGTGCCGCAGGCGACCTGGATCATCCCGTCGGCGCAGCCGAACGCGCCGTACGGGGCGATGGAGGGGTGGTGGTTCCCGGTCAGGCCGGGATTCTGGCCTGCGACGGTGTGGCGGGTGCCCTGGAAGGCGTGTACTCCGACGAGCGCGGCCAGCAGCGAGGTGCGCACCACGACGCCCTGGCCGGTCCGCTCCCGTGCCGCCAGGGCGGAGGCGACGCCGTACGCGCCGTAGACGCCGGCCAGCAGGTCGCCGATCGGCACCCCCGTCCTGGTGGGCTCGGTCAGGCCGGTCAGGCTCATCAGCCCCGCCTCACCCTGGGCGATCTGGTCGTATCCGGCGCGCCCGCCCTCGGGCCCGTCGTGGCCGAAGCCGGTGATGGACAGGACCACCAGTCCTGGGTTGAGCTCGTGCAGCCTGGTCACCGGGAAGCCGAGCCGGTCGAGCACGCCGGGCCTGAAGTTCTCGATGAGCACGTCGGCCCGGCCGACCAGCCGTTCGAGCGTCTCCCTGCCTTCGGCCGACTTCAGGTCCAGGACGACGGATTCCTTGTTGCGGTTGCAGGAGAAGAAGTAGGTGGATTCGCCGGACACGAACGGCGGTCCCCACCGGC
This window of the Nonomuraea africana genome carries:
- a CDS encoding CaiB/BaiF CoA transferase family protein encodes the protein MAGPLAGTLVLDLSRALAGPHAAMMLGDMGARVIKVESPGGDDSRRWGPPFVSGESTYFFSCNRNKESVVLDLKSAEGRETLERLVGRADVLIENFRPGVLDRLGFPVTRLHELNPGLVVLSITGFGHDGPEGGRAGYDQIAQGEAGLMSLTGLTEPTRTGVPIGDLLAGVYGAYGVASALAARERTGQGVVVRTSLLAALVGVHAFQGTRHTVAGQNPGLTGNHHPSIAPYGAFGCADGMIQVACGTEEHWRRFAKLLDIDPEEFPGNADRIARHRALVERLESVLRTRPRRHWLDLLAAEGVPAGAIRTIEEVYTWEQTLSQGLVIEVDHPATGRVRLPGPPLRVERADGTSVTRTRHLPPPLLGEHDETIRRELDEGLLA
- a CDS encoding DUF429 domain-containing protein encodes the protein MSTTGGYARRGAGVRSGRPDQRHQDGHPDRHAALRGLKRVEHGLMRVLGIDGCRQGWIAIALSGEQVHAYFGPRIGELVSAVTKDGELDAVAVDMPIGLPDRGRREADVLARQAVGARWPSVFMTPTREALEAENHAAAAAINQRLAGEGVSRQAFALKDKLLQVDRWIRETSLRVVEVHPEVSFARLAGAPLPVRKTTWAGVERRRALLEGAGIAVPRELGHAGVMAAVDDVLDAAVAAWSARRVATGQARPMPSPPQIFSDGLACAIWV
- a CDS encoding alpha/beta hydrolase, translated to MSEGASSRNAVIIPGGMYGPQAGLLAYAGEAAARRGANLELISWTPPKGRPLVERHSWVYEQVTSVVEKLATPLLIGKSLGSYGAAVAADRGLPGIWLTPLLTMPACVEPLRRATRPFLLVGGTADDFWDGALARELTPHVLEVTGADHGMKVPGPLHRSAEVLGQVTTTMEAFLDSVVWR